A region of Sphingomonas crusticola DNA encodes the following proteins:
- a CDS encoding SapC family protein, translated as MNRVQINNVDHADLKVAIAYGADYGDSVNQLPVFPTEFEEVAREYPILFQRDDNGVCQSLALLGLDRDENLFLSEKGWLGRYVPAIQQRGPFSIGLVRSEHGDEPADALIHADLDDPRVGSESGHALFLPHGGNAPYLNHIAGVLRVLHQGVELSGPMFAAFEDHGLLRPVTLEVKLAEGRQYDIPDRFTIDEVRLSQLDGAALEKLNSGGFLRAAFAVAWSLANVARLVDLKNQRDRG; from the coding sequence ATGAACCGGGTGCAGATCAACAATGTCGATCATGCGGATCTGAAGGTCGCGATCGCCTACGGCGCGGACTATGGCGACAGCGTCAACCAGCTGCCGGTCTTCCCGACCGAATTCGAAGAGGTTGCTCGCGAATATCCGATCCTGTTCCAGCGCGACGACAATGGCGTTTGCCAGTCGCTCGCCTTGCTCGGGCTCGACCGCGATGAGAATCTGTTCCTCAGCGAGAAAGGCTGGCTCGGGCGCTATGTCCCGGCGATCCAGCAGCGTGGCCCCTTCTCGATCGGGCTGGTGCGCTCAGAGCACGGGGACGAACCGGCCGACGCGTTGATCCACGCCGATCTCGACGATCCTCGCGTCGGCAGCGAAAGCGGCCACGCGCTGTTCCTGCCGCACGGCGGCAACGCCCCCTATCTCAACCATATCGCCGGCGTGCTGCGGGTGTTGCATCAGGGCGTCGAGCTGTCCGGGCCAATGTTCGCCGCATTCGAAGACCATGGCTTGCTGCGTCCGGTCACGCTGGAGGTGAAGCTCGCCGAAGGTCGCCAATATGATATTCCGGATCGCTTCACGATCGATGAGGTTCGCCTGAGCCAGCTGGATGGCGCCGCGCTGGAAAAGTTGAACAGCGGCGGCTTTCTGCGAGCGGCTTTCGCCGT